Genomic segment of Paenibacillus sp. FSL R5-0623:
ACCTGTAAGGCGCTTATCTGGTGAGGGCGGTACATTCCTTCCTGTAAAAGATACCCTCACAGGTCATACCAAAATCGTGACTCTGTTTCATTATAGGGAAGGCGTCAATCCCATCTGGCTTACACCAGATCAATTGATAGGGCTTGGTAAAGCGGCGGGGGCCTTGTCTTCTGTTCTGGCTACGCTGGATATGCGACTTGAACCTGTATATCCACCATACTATCGAATTCAGGATGCGTATCCACTCTGTTCACCAGAACGATTATTACAGCTATGCACATTACCACCCGAGCAATTGTCCGCATGTGCGAATGAGCTGAAGCAACTGAGAGATGCGCTGCCAGATCTTTTTGAAGCTCTGCGTGGTATGGAACATCTGCCGCATCAATTGGTTCATGGGGACGTGAATGCCTCGAATGTATTGGTAGATCATCAGCTGGATGGTGAAATCTGTGCCATTTTGGATTTTGAATTTGCGACATGGGATTTGCGGGTAATGGAGCTGGCTGTTCCGATGTCTGACCTCCTTACCATGGACAAGAGTGAAGATTGGATGTGGCAGGCACAGGAGGGACTGATCAGGGGATTTCGGGAACAGGTCAGCCTGAAACCGGAAGAGTTACTGGCCATACCTCGATTGATTTTACTGCGTAGTCTGGATGTGGTCATGCATTTCATCAGTCGGATGTTCGAGGGTACAGATGAGCCGGAAGTGGCTGTGGAGCAGATTGTGAAACTCAAACAGCGGATTGACTGGATGCGTCTTCATGAAGAACGACTGCGTGAGATATTGGTGTATTAAATATCGTTGTTAAGAATAAAGTGCACTGTTTCTGCTCATACGAGGGCAGAGATCAGTGCACTTTATTCGTTAGAAAAGTGATATATGAAGATTACAGCGTATAGCGAATGACATTACAATCCACGTTTGCGGAACCAACTGCGGACAGCCCAGCGGCGCTCCTGACGTTTTTTGTATTTGGGCAACGAACGATAAACGTTCAACGATTGCTCGTATGCCTGCTTCGCGTCTGCATTGCGTCCGAGGGAACGGTGAACCGAGCCGAGCAGATAATAAGCTTCACTGGAAGAGGAATGAATCTCCTGAAACTGATGCACATAATCCAGCGCTTTGTCCTCACGCGTATCTTTGAAGGCTCCAGCAAGGGTTAGGTACGGGCGTCCGTACTTGACTCTGGGATTGATCTCTAGGGCTTGTAATATATGACGTTCGCCTTTTTCGATGTTACCGAGGTGAAGCTCAGTCGTCCCTAGTGCCTCCCAGTACTCAGCCGATTGTTCGTATGGGCGCTCCAGTTCAAGCAATAACGCATGTGCCTCACTGTAACGTTTGCGCTCAATCAGCAGGCGAGCCAGCTCCAACTTGGATGACACTTCGTTGGGGCTCATAGCAAGCTGTTGCCGAAGTCGGGAGATGTTACGCATACGTTTGATAGGTTTCGTGAAGCTTGGGAACACCCCAACGTAACGACGATCCAGGAAATACAGTATAACGAGCAAAATGAGGATGGCAATGAACGGATTACCTACAATCCGCCATAGAAGTCCAAAGATAAGAAATTTAATAAGCACAGGTTCAACTCCATTTATGATGTAATCGCGTTTCGTACACTTAAAATATACTTCGACTGATCCAGCGGGTTAACTCCTCTGCGTTTGCGAGCATGATTCACATCCGCAGGACAATCCTGGTATCCGGCAAACGAAGTTGTAAGCACCCCGCGTCCGCTTGTCTCGGAACGCAGTTTCACCGGATAATCCATTGAGGTGGCAAGAGGCATAACTCCTTCAATAATACAACGTCCGCTACCAATGACGGGGGCTTCGAAGGTTGCCCGCATATGTACCAGATCGCTAAGGGCCTTACCGCCGTATTCTTCCGGGACCGTCAGCCGGAACTGAAGAAGGGGTTCCAGCAACGTGGTACCTGTTCTCGACAATCCGTCCATGATTCCCATAGGCGTGGCTACAACAAAATCCAGCGGATGTGTATGCCAGACATGATGTTCCCCTTCCACCAGCGTGATGCGCAGATCGGTGACTTCCCAACCGAGCATACCTTGAGACAAGGCTTCCGGAATTCGTCGTTCAACTTCATTCTGATAACGTACCAGCAGGTGATCGGCTCTTACGGTCGAGGTATAGATCAGACCGCTTCCGCGAGGCAAAGGTTCGATCCTGAAACGGAGGATGGCCCAGCAGGGCTTTGGCATCGTATAGGCAATGTAACCTTCTCCCGCTACACGAGGGGTCTCCTTGTAGATGACGGATGGTGGATCAAACACGACATCCAATCCGAAACGACTCAGCAACAGGCTGGATAAAATCTCAAGCTGAATGGTTCCCATGACCTTGAGATTCAGTTCTCGTTCCTCTGGCAACCATTGCAGGTCGAGTAAGGGGTCTTCATCCGTCAACTCCTGCAATGCTGCCACAAGATCGGGGTAACGTGCCGGGTCTTTCCCATGTACTTGCACCGTCAACAAAGGTACAGCCATCTGTGGCAGAGGAGGTACACCCTCAGGATTGCCGATAACGTCACCCACATGTGTGTCACTCAGTCCGTACAGCATAGCAATCTGCCCCGCGTGAACGGCACCGGTATCCGCCCATTTCCGTCCATCCATGCGGCGAATCTGCGTCACTTTCTCTTCAAGCTCCCGCGTCGAATTATGGATGATATCCCGATTGTGTAAGCTGCCACCGTACATACGGACGTAAGCCGTGCGTCCCATCGTACGGTCACGTTCAATCTTGAATACAACACCCGATACGGGAGAATCCACTGGTTGTGCAGGTGGGGGCAGGAATGCAAGGACAGCGTCCAGCAATGCCGTGACGCCAATTCCTTTGCCGGAAGCGCCATAACACACAGGAAACATCTCACCCTGATGTACATACCGCAGGAATGCATCATTCAGGTCCTTTTGCGATAACGGTGTTTCCTGGATGTAGGCTTCCATGACCTCTTCGTCCAGCTCGGCAAGGATCTCGACCAGACCTGGAATGGAAGGTGTGTCATCTGACAGAGAATCTTGATTCGGGTTCCATAGGGAGTCGATGCCATGAAAAGAATCTTCCTGGAGCCGATACGTTTGGATTTCGCATGCGAAAGGGGACAGGCTGG
This window contains:
- a CDS encoding phosphotransferase, yielding MQNIDSGSLHPSEQQRISEVLALYGFTSDWKGERGKGGMNNSTYMLQVDGTNYVMRQYETHNDPMKITFEHEVLEALQRSNFKLDTPSPVRRLSGEGGTFLPVKDTLTGHTKIVTLFHYREGVNPIWLTPDQLIGLGKAAGALSSVLATLDMRLEPVYPPYYRIQDAYPLCSPERLLQLCTLPPEQLSACANELKQLRDALPDLFEALRGMEHLPHQLVHGDVNASNVLVDHQLDGEICAILDFEFATWDLRVMELAVPMSDLLTMDKSEDWMWQAQEGLIRGFREQVSLKPEELLAIPRLILLRSLDVVMHFISRMFEGTDEPEVAVEQIVKLKQRIDWMRLHEERLREILVY
- a CDS encoding tetratricopeptide repeat protein translates to MLIKFLIFGLLWRIVGNPFIAILILLVILYFLDRRYVGVFPSFTKPIKRMRNISRLRQQLAMSPNEVSSKLELARLLIERKRYSEAHALLLELERPYEQSAEYWEALGTTELHLGNIEKGERHILQALEINPRVKYGRPYLTLAGAFKDTREDKALDYVHQFQEIHSSSSEAYYLLGSVHRSLGRNADAKQAYEQSLNVYRSLPKYKKRQERRWAVRSWFRKRGL
- a CDS encoding translation factor GTPase family protein; amino-acid sequence: MLNELNRRNIGIFAHVDAGKTTTTEHMLFESGVVRSPGRVDDGTTATDSLDIEKERGISVQAAMTSLIWKNTIIDLIDTPGHIDFSSEVERTLRVMDGAILILSAVEGIQSQSEAIWHALRSLRIPTIIYINKMDRIGASAPAVMEQIRSSLSPFACEIQTYRLQEDSFHGIDSLWNPNQDSLSDDTPSIPGLVEILAELDEEVMEAYIQETPLSQKDLNDAFLRYVHQGEMFPVCYGASGKGIGVTALLDAVLAFLPPPAQPVDSPVSGVVFKIERDRTMGRTAYVRMYGGSLHNRDIIHNSTRELEEKVTQIRRMDGRKWADTGAVHAGQIAMLYGLSDTHVGDVIGNPEGVPPLPQMAVPLLTVQVHGKDPARYPDLVAALQELTDEDPLLDLQWLPEERELNLKVMGTIQLEILSSLLLSRFGLDVVFDPPSVIYKETPRVAGEGYIAYTMPKPCWAILRFRIEPLPRGSGLIYTSTVRADHLLVRYQNEVERRIPEALSQGMLGWEVTDLRITLVEGEHHVWHTHPLDFVVATPMGIMDGLSRTGTTLLEPLLQFRLTVPEEYGGKALSDLVHMRATFEAPVIGSGRCIIEGVMPLATSMDYPVKLRSETSGRGVLTTSFAGYQDCPADVNHARKRRGVNPLDQSKYILSVRNAITS